The following DNA comes from Burkholderia sp. HI2500.
GCGCTCATTCATGTTCCGCACTCCCCTTGCCGAGTTCGGCCTTCAGCACGAAGCTGTTCGACGCCGCGTATTCCTGGCCCGGCTTGAGCCCCTTCAGCACTTCGGTCGCCCGTTCGTCGCGCCGGCCCGTTTCGACGGCCTGCGCGACGAAACCCTTCGACGAGCGCACGAAGACGGACGGTGCGCCGTCGACGTCCTGCAGCGCGTCGCTCGCGACCGCGAGCGGCACGCCCTGCTTGCCCGCGTCGACCGACACGTTCACGAACATCCCGGGCCGCCACACGCCGTCCGGGTTCGGCAGCACGACGCGCGCCGGCGCGGTGCGCGTCTGTTCGCCAAGCAGCGACCCCACGTACGCGATCGGGCCGCTCGAGCGCGATTCGAACGCGGTCGCGATGACCGTCGCATCGCGGCCGACCCGCACGTCGTTCAGCCGCTGCGCCGGCACGGCCATCTCGGCCCATACCGTCGAGAGATCAGAGATCACGAACATGCTGGCGTCGGCGGCAATCGCTTCACCCGGCGTCGCGTGCTTCTCGACGATCGTGCCCGCGAACGGCGCGCGCAGTTCGTAGCGGTTCAGCGCGCCCGCGCCGACCGGCGCATTCAGCGCGGCGAGCTTCTGTCGCGCGTTCTGCACGGCGATCTCGGCTTCACGCAACTGCACCTGCGCCTGCTGGTAGTCCTGCTCGGCCGAGATGCGCTCCTTCCACAGCGTGCGCTCGCGCTCGTAGGTCGCGCGGGCGCCCGACAGCCGGCGCTCGGCCGTCAGCAGCTCGCTGCGCCGGTCGGCGAGATCGGTGCTCGCGATCACGGCCAGCACCTGCCCCTTCGCGACGTTCTGCCCGAGCGACACCGACACCTGCTCGACGATCCCGGCCACGCGCGGCACCACGTGCGCGGTGCGATCCTCGTTGAACTTGATCTCGCCCGGCAACTGGAACGGCGTCGCGATCTGCGCGGGGCCGGCCTTCGCCAGCGCGATCTTCGAGGTCGCGAGCTGCGCGTCGGTCAACGCGATCGCGCCGTCGGCGCGGGCGAACGGGAACGATGCCGATTCATTGCCCGCCTTCACGTCGATCGTCGCGTCGAACACGTGCGGCTTGCCGATCGACTGCGCGGATACGAACTTCTGGCCGGCCGCGTCGAAACGCAACGGCTCGTGCGTGCGGTCGTAGCGAACCAGCGTGCCGGACACGGTGACGCCCTTGTCCGCCGGCTTGCCGTCGACGAACGGATAGACGATGAGGCGCGCGTCGCCGGGTTTCTCCGTCATCACGATTTCGACGGACAGCTTGCCGCGCTTGAGCACGACACCGCCGCGCTCGCCGGTGGCTTCGGTGGATGAAGCGGCAACGGCCGCCGCCGATGCGGACGCGCCGTTGCCGCCGCCGTTGCGCGTGACGCCGAGTGCGCCGATGACGATCCCGGCGCTGCCCAGCACGACCGCCGCGATGATCAGGATTCTGTTGCGTGACATGGTGATCCTTCAGGTAAAAGAGGCGTCCGTTGCGCTATTGCGCGACCGGTGCCGGTGCGAACGGCGCAAGTGGCGTTCCGACCAGCCGGCCGATGTCGGCGCGAGCCGTATGGGCATCGGCGAGCGCACGCACGTATTGCGACTGGCCCTGGAACAGCGTGCGCTGCGCGTCGAGCACGTCGAGGAAGCTGAACTTCCCGAGCTCGTAGCCGCGCGACATCGCGTCGAGCGCAAGGCGCGCGGCCGGCAGGATGTCGGCCTTCAACCGCTGCGCTTCCTGCGCGGCGGCTTCGAAATTCGCGTATGCCTGCGTGAGGTCCAGCCGCAGGCGCGTGCGTTCGCGATCGAGATCGGCATTCGCGCGCGCGGCCTTGTGCGTCGCCTCGAGCAGCGCGCCCTTGTTCGTGTTGAACAGCGGAATCGGGATCGACACACCGACCACCGCCTGGTTGTCCGGCACGCCGCCCGTGGTCACGCGCTTCACGCCCGCGCTGATCGTCACGTCCGGAATGCGCCGCGCACGTTCGAGCGACACGGCCGCGTTCGAGCGCAGCATCTCGGCGCGCGCGATCCGTGCAAGCGGGGAATCATCGAGCTGCGCGGTCAGCGCGGACAACGGCTCGACCGGCGGCACGGCTTCGAGGTCGCCCTGCACGGCAAGCCGGCCGTCGCGCGCCTCGCCCATCACCGCGTTCAGCTTCTCGCGCGCGACCTCGACACGGCCGCGCGCCGTCACCACTTCGATCTGCACGCCGGCCGCCGCCACGTGCGCCTTGGTCGCCTCGACCGGCGACACCTTGCCGGCCTGCGCCCGGCGGCTCGCGAGATCCGCGGAGCGCGCGGCGATCGCGGCCGATTCCTCCGTCACCTGAAGCTGGCGCTGCGCGGCGAGCAGGCCGTAGAACGCGGCGATCACGTCGGCGCGCACGACGGCGCCCTGCTCGTCGAGCGATGCATTGGCCGCTTCCCTGCCGTACGACGCGACATCGAGCCGCGCGCTGCGCTTGCCGCCGAGTTCGATCGTCTGGTTGATCAGCGCGGTCGACGTGCGTTCGGCGCGGCGGAACCCTTCCTGCAGGAACGACACTTCGGGATTGGGACGCGCGCCGGCCTGCATCAGTGCACCGGCCGACGCATCGACGTCCGCGCGCGCGCCGCGCAGCGCCGGATTGTTCCGGGCCGCGACCGATAGCGCATCGGCAAGCGTCAATGAGTTGGACGGGAGAGCGTCGGGGGGCGGTGCGCTGATCGGCGCGACGCTGCCGGAAGCAGACAGGGCCGGCCCCGGCGACAGCGACGGCTGCGCATGAGCCGTCGCGGCCATCGCGAAGACGATGACCACGGCGAGGTTGAGCTTGAGCATGTTCGGTTCTGCGGTAACGGTTCGCGACCGATGCTACGGTTCGGCCGCAGTGCGAACATGAGGCGAAGATGATATTTCCGTCATGTTGGGGCGGCCGCGTGCGCGCGTGCGGCGCCCTGCGAGAGCCATGCCCCGCTTCGGCGATCAGGAGAATTCGATGAACGTACGGCGCGACGGCCGCACGGAAGATGGCAGTAGCACGGGGAATCGGCACACGTGCGCAGCGATTCTCCGCCGGCGAATCAGGCAGCCCCTCGCTTCGCGCGCCGCCGCTGCACGAGCCAGTCAAGCAATTGCCGCCCGTCGCGCTCGCCGAACCAGCGAGCATGACCGATCAGGTAGCCGTCGTACGCGATATCGACGATGGCCGGTGCATCGATGATGCAACCGAAATAAGCGACTTCCGACAGCGCGAACTCCGTATGCACGATCGGCAGCAGCGCGACCAGCGCCGCATAGGCTTCGTCGCCCAGCGGTTCGAGCGATTCGTACCCGTCGAGCAGCGCATCGATCTGCGCATACTCGACGCGCCGCGCATCGGCCGGCGCCATCCAGTCGACCGTATTGCGCTCGATCGCGAGCGCGAGATCCATCACCGCGCAGGTGCGATCCGACAGCCCGAAATCCAGCACGGTCCGTACTTGCGCACCGGGCCCCGCTTCGGTCCACAACAGGTTCGACGCATGCCAGTCGCCGTGCGTCCACAGCGGCGGCAGCGCAGGCAACAGCGGCACGAGGCGCGCATGATACGGGCCGATCGCATCGGCCACGTCGCCGCGCCAGTCACGCGCACCGAGCGCGCGCACGAGCAGCGGCTGCGCGTCGACCCAGCGTTCGAGCGCGCCCGCCAGATCGGCGGACGACAGCACGCGAAAGCTCGACAGCAGGGTACGCACGGGCCGCGCCGGCGCATCGTAGCCGGCCGACGCGCGATGCAGCTCGGCCAGCGCGCGGCCGGCCGCGTACGCGTGCGAAGCATGCGTGAACGGCTGCCACGACATCACGCCGCGATATGGGTCGACGCCCGGCGCCCGGACGTGCACCTCGTAGGTCCAGTCGCCGGATGCGAATGCGGTCGCGCCGTCGCGATCGGCAAGAATGTCGACCACCGGCATCCCGCGCTCGCGCAGATGCGCGATGAAACGATGCTCTTCCTCGAGCCCTGCGACATCGCGCAGGCTCACATGATGACGCTTGACGAACAGCCCACGCCCGTCCGTCATCTGCACCAGGACGGCCGCCGCGAACTGCCGCGGGCTGTGCCATGTGAGCCGCGCGGGCTCGCCGGCGCCGTCGATCCGGGCGAGCACCGCCGCCACCTCGTCGTGCGTCATCAGCGGCCAGTCGCGCTCGGCCTGCTCGCCGTCGACGCCGAATTGCGGCGGGGCGACGTCACGCGACAGGGATCCGTCCGGCTCGAGGGGGAATGACATGAACGACGTTGCTCCGTGGTTGATTCAGATCGGCACGTGGATCAGCGCGCGCCGCCGCTGGTTGCCAGCGCACCGCCGGCCGCCGCGCGCAGCGCCGCGGCCGTGCGGCTCCAGTCGCGCCAGCCGACGACGGCCAGCCCGATGAACAGCGCATAGAGTCCGGCCGTCAGATACAGTTCCTTGAACACGAACATCCCGACATACACGACGTTCACGAGGATCCACAGCCCCCACGACGCGATGTAGCGCCGCGCAGTCCAGTATTGCGCGACGAGGCTGAACGCGGTCAGCGATGCATCGACGAACGGCAGCGCCGCATCGGTCCAGCGCGCCATCATCCCGCCGAGCAGCGCGCTGCCGACGACGGCCGCGATCAGGTCGGGCAGCATCTGCAGCGGCCGCACGCCCGTGACGGGTGCGACATCGCCCGCCGGCGCCGCGCTGCCGTCGGCCTCGCTCGCACGCTGCGCGAGCCAGCGTTGCCAGCCGTACACCTGCAGCACCGCGAACGCGCCCTGCAGCAGCATGTCCGAATACAGCTTCGCGTCGAAGAAGATCCAGCCGTACAGCGCGACCGACACGAGCCCGACCGGCCAGCACAGCATGCGCCGCTTCGCGGTCAGCCAGATCGCGAGCGCGCTGACGATCACGCCGGCGATTTCGAGTGGGGACATCGTCTGTGCTCTCCAGGTTGGCTGCCGGGGCCGCGCATCACGCGGCCGGTTCCGGACGATCAGAAATCATAGGTCAACGACACGCGCGCGGTGCGCGGCGCACCCGGAAACAGGTACGCATCGCCTTGCTGCTCGCCCGCGTCGCGCCAGTAGAACTTGTTGAACAGATTGTCCACCGACACGCGCAGCACCGTGCGATGGCCGCCGATCTTCGTCGTATAGCGTGCGCCGAGATTGAACACGAACCACGACGGCACGCGCGCGGTGCCCTCCTCGTTCGCGTTGCGGGCCGCGCTGTACTCGACGCCGCCCAGCACGTTCAGCCCCGCGACGCCCGGCACCGCGTAATCCGCATACACTGTCGCGCGCAGCGCCGGCACGTTGATGATCTGGTGCCCTTCATACGCCGGCGACCCGGAATCGTACGCACGCGCACGAATCGCCGCGACGCTGGCCGTCAGCCCCAGGCGCTCGGTCACGCGCCCGGCCGCGCCGAGCTCCATCCCCTGGTGCCGCTGCGTGCCGCGCTGCACGAACGTGTAACGCGTGCCCGATGCGTCCGGGTCGGCAAACTGGAACGGCTTGCTGATCGAGAACACGGCGGCCGTGAGGCTCAGCCGGTCGAGCCAGTCGTATTTTGCACCGACCTCGAACTGGTGCGATTCCACCGGCGGCAGGAACGCATACGCGTTGGTCGCGCGCACCGGTGCCTGGTCGCCGAGCGACAGCGCCTTGCTGTACGACGCGTACAGCGACAGCACGTTCACCGGCTTGTAGACGAGCGCCACCTGCGGCAGGAACACCGAGCGGTCGGTATGCGTCGCGTCGCCGTCGAGGCTGCTCCAGCTGCGCTGGCGCAGCAGCACTTCCTTGCCGCCCGCGAGCACCTGCCAGTGTTCGCCGATGCTGATGCGGTCGAGCCCGAACACGCCGTATTGCCACGCATCGAGGCGCGGATACGACGGGCCGGGCGAATTCGGCGACGGAGAAAACGTGGTGTCGGGCCCGTAGACGTTCTCGCTGCCCACGTAGTCGTACACGGCGTCGGCCATGCTCACGACGCGGCGCTGCACGCTCACGCCGAGCGTCAGCTCGTGCCGCAGCGGGCCCGTCGCGAACTTGCCGGTCGTGACCGCACGCAGGTCGTCGTTGCGACGATATTCGCCGGGGCTGCGGAAGTCGTAGACGTCATAGTCGCCGTTCGCGCCGAAGAAGAACGGCGACGTCGCGCCGGCCGTGCAGCTCGCCGCGTACGAGCAGCCGTACGCGAACGCGCTGTTGTCGTCGATCATCGTGCGGCTGCGGCCGGCGGCGATGTAGGCCTTCCAGTCGTCGTTGAACTGGTAGTCGAAGCGCGCGTTCAGGTTCAGCGCGTCGGTCGTCAGCGGTTTCGCCCACGGTTGCGTGCCGAGCGCCTTCGACGTCGTCTTGACCGACGGCACGACGGTGCCGCCAAGCAGCTGATAGCCGGGGGCGGAACGCTGGATCCACTGCTGGAATTCGGCGTTGAGCTGCAGGCTCGCACGCGGGCTGATGTCCCAGTCGGCGGCGATCGAGCCGAACGTGCGCCGTCCGTTCGTGCCGTCGATGTACGAGTGCATGTTCTCCTTCGCGGCATTGATCCGGAAGCCGAACTGATTGTCGGGGCCGAAGCGGCGGCCGAGATCGACGGCCGCCGACGTCGAGCCGCGGCTGTCGACGCCGCCAGTCACGCTCGCGACGTTCGCCGAGCGCTTCGTCACGAAGTTGATCACGCCGCCCGGCGCGACGACGCCGCTGTCGATGCCCGCGAGCCCCTTCAGGATCTCGACGCGCTCCTTGTTCTCGAGCGGCACGTTCTGCTCGCCGGACACCGTCAGCCCGTCGATCCGGATCGCGCTCGCGAGATCGACCGGGAAGCCGCGGATCGCAAACCCTTCGAAATAGCCGACCGGCGCATAGTCGTTGACGACCGATGCGTCGTTGCGCACGACGTCGCTCAACCGCTTCGCCTGCTGGTCGTCGAGCTGCGCGCGCGTGACGACGCTCACCGACGCCGGCGTGTCGCGCAGCGGCGTGTCGTCGAGCCCCGCGACCGATGCGTTGCGTACGCGCAGCGCGTTGCCGCGCTCGCCGCTCACCGTGATCGTCGGCAGCGTCGCGCTGCCGGCCGCCTCCGTGTCCGGCGCCGGCGTGTCGCCCTGCGCCGCGGCGGCCTGGGCCGCGAAAAGCGTGATGCCGAGACCGACGCCAAGCCCGACTTTCGCGCGCCGCCGTGCGCGCGACGCTGTTGTTCTATTCACCGTCATTGTTCTGGATGGAAAACTCGCCACTCGACCCTGTCGAAACCGTTTACGAAGCTGCGAAGCGTGCCCGTGCGCGACATTCATCAGACGAATCGGACGATGCGGCACGCAAGCGGGCCGCTCGGTCAGGAAGACGCAGGATGGGACGTCGGATTCAGGTGATGCGCCGGGAACCGACGCGGCCGTCGACGGGTTCGTCGGGGGCGTGTCGGGCGGCCGGCGGCATCGCGCGGTCTTGTCATGCGGGGGGACGCTTCGAACGCCTCGGTGCGGGCGCGACGCACTTGCGCGCACCGTTCGCTGGAACGGCGGCGTGCCCGTCGCGCGCGACATCGCGGCGCGGCGCGCATTTTACCCCGGGCGGGGCTGACCGACCTGGAATCGGGCGAAACGGGAAACGGGGAAGGCGGGAATGAGGACAGCGCGATTCGCGCGGCACGACGACGGTGCCGATGGGCGCGTGACTTGCGTCGTGCGCGCCCGCGTCAACGGCCGGCGCCGTTGCGCGCCGGACATACGGCCGGAAACCGAAGCGGGCACGTTCGCCCGCTCGCGATTCGTCGGCCGTCTGCTCAGAACCCCTGCATCGTCACGGTCGGATCGACGACCAGGTGCACGACGCCGTAGATGACCGCGCCGACGAGCACTGCGAGGATGATCGCCACGAACGGCAGCATCGTGAAGTTGGCGTTCGCGAGATCGGTCGCGTGCGCCTTGCTGTTGCGTACGCCGAAGAAACTCCACAGAACCAGTTTGATCATGCCGAGCAGTTTCATGATTGCGCTCCTTTCATCTATCGGTTGACGCTATCGTCGATCCAACCGGCATTCGAAAAAAGAAGCAGTTGCGCGCGCTTTTCGCGCAGCAGGCCATCTGCGGCCGCATGTCGCATGGGTGCGTCAGCGGTCGAGCACGAGCGGTTCCGTCCCCTTCGCGGGCCGCGCGACGCACAGCAGCGCGCAACCGGGTTCGACCGTGGCATCGGGCGCCTGCTCGTAGTCGACCGCGCCGGACAGCACGCGCGTCGCGCACGTGCCGCATGAGCCGGAGCGGCATTCGGACGGCACGTCCACGCGCTGCCCTTCCGCGAATTCGAGCAAGGTGCCGTCGGCGGGCGTCCACGCGGCTTCGCGGCCGGTGC
Coding sequences within:
- a CDS encoding efflux RND transporter periplasmic adaptor subunit, translated to MSRNRILIIAAVVLGSAGIVIGALGVTRNGGGNGASASAAAVAASSTEATGERGGVVLKRGKLSVEIVMTEKPGDARLIVYPFVDGKPADKGVTVSGTLVRYDRTHEPLRFDAAGQKFVSAQSIGKPHVFDATIDVKAGNESASFPFARADGAIALTDAQLATSKIALAKAGPAQIATPFQLPGEIKFNEDRTAHVVPRVAGIVEQVSVSLGQNVAKGQVLAVIASTDLADRRSELLTAERRLSGARATYERERTLWKERISAEQDYQQAQVQLREAEIAVQNARQKLAALNAPVGAGALNRYELRAPFAGTIVEKHATPGEAIAADASMFVISDLSTVWAEMAVPAQRLNDVRVGRDATVIATAFESRSSGPIAYVGSLLGEQTRTAPARVVLPNPDGVWRPGMFVNVSVDAGKQGVPLAVASDALQDVDGAPSVFVRSSKGFVAQAVETGRRDERATEVLKGLKPGQEYAASNSFVLKAELGKGSAEHE
- a CDS encoding TolC family protein, producing MLKLNLAVVIVFAMAATAHAQPSLSPGPALSASGSVAPISAPPPDALPSNSLTLADALSVAARNNPALRGARADVDASAGALMQAGARPNPEVSFLQEGFRRAERTSTALINQTIELGGKRSARLDVASYGREAANASLDEQGAVVRADVIAAFYGLLAAQRQLQVTEESAAIAARSADLASRRAQAGKVSPVEATKAHVAAAGVQIEVVTARGRVEVAREKLNAVMGEARDGRLAVQGDLEAVPPVEPLSALTAQLDDSPLARIARAEMLRSNAAVSLERARRIPDVTISAGVKRVTTGGVPDNQAVVGVSIPIPLFNTNKGALLEATHKAARANADLDRERTRLRLDLTQAYANFEAAAQEAQRLKADILPAARLALDAMSRGYELGKFSFLDVLDAQRTLFQGQSQYVRALADAHTARADIGRLVGTPLAPFAPAPVAQ
- a CDS encoding phosphotransferase enzyme family protein, producing the protein MSFPLEPDGSLSRDVAPPQFGVDGEQAERDWPLMTHDEVAAVLARIDGAGEPARLTWHSPRQFAAAVLVQMTDGRGLFVKRHHVSLRDVAGLEEEHRFIAHLRERGMPVVDILADRDGATAFASGDWTYEVHVRAPGVDPYRGVMSWQPFTHASHAYAAGRALAELHRASAGYDAPARPVRTLLSSFRVLSSADLAGALERWVDAQPLLVRALGARDWRGDVADAIGPYHARLVPLLPALPPLWTHGDWHASNLLWTEAGPGAQVRTVLDFGLSDRTCAVMDLALAIERNTVDWMAPADARRVEYAQIDALLDGYESLEPLGDEAYAALVALLPIVHTEFALSEVAYFGCIIDAPAIVDIAYDGYLIGHARWFGERDGRQLLDWLVQRRRAKRGAA
- the pnuC gene encoding nicotinamide riboside transporter PnuC is translated as MSPLEIAGVIVSALAIWLTAKRRMLCWPVGLVSVALYGWIFFDAKLYSDMLLQGAFAVLQVYGWQRWLAQRASEADGSAAPAGDVAPVTGVRPLQMLPDLIAAVVGSALLGGMMARWTDAALPFVDASLTAFSLVAQYWTARRYIASWGLWILVNVVYVGMFVFKELYLTAGLYALFIGLAVVGWRDWSRTAAALRAAAGGALATSGGAR
- a CDS encoding TonB-dependent siderophore receptor, producing MTVNRTTASRARRRAKVGLGVGLGITLFAAQAAAAQGDTPAPDTEAAGSATLPTITVSGERGNALRVRNASVAGLDDTPLRDTPASVSVVTRAQLDDQQAKRLSDVVRNDASVVNDYAPVGYFEGFAIRGFPVDLASAIRIDGLTVSGEQNVPLENKERVEILKGLAGIDSGVVAPGGVINFVTKRSANVASVTGGVDSRGSTSAAVDLGRRFGPDNQFGFRINAAKENMHSYIDGTNGRRTFGSIAADWDISPRASLQLNAEFQQWIQRSAPGYQLLGGTVVPSVKTTSKALGTQPWAKPLTTDALNLNARFDYQFNDDWKAYIAAGRSRTMIDDNSAFAYGCSYAASCTAGATSPFFFGANGDYDVYDFRSPGEYRRNDDLRAVTTGKFATGPLRHELTLGVSVQRRVVSMADAVYDYVGSENVYGPDTTFSPSPNSPGPSYPRLDAWQYGVFGLDRISIGEHWQVLAGGKEVLLRQRSWSSLDGDATHTDRSVFLPQVALVYKPVNVLSLYASYSKALSLGDQAPVRATNAYAFLPPVESHQFEVGAKYDWLDRLSLTAAVFSISKPFQFADPDASGTRYTFVQRGTQRHQGMELGAAGRVTERLGLTASVAAIRARAYDSGSPAYEGHQIINVPALRATVYADYAVPGVAGLNVLGGVEYSAARNANEEGTARVPSWFVFNLGARYTTKIGGHRTVLRVSVDNLFNKFYWRDAGEQQGDAYLFPGAPRTARVSLTYDF
- a CDS encoding DUF2970 domain-containing protein, producing the protein MKLLGMIKLVLWSFFGVRNSKAHATDLANANFTMLPFVAIILAVLVGAVIYGVVHLVVDPTVTMQGF